A window of the Scleropages formosus chromosome 5, fSclFor1.1, whole genome shotgun sequence genome harbors these coding sequences:
- the cdkn1ca gene encoding cyclin dependent kinase inhibitor 1Ca: MSDVQLSSSALERTAARRTFPLHARTGACRSLFGPVDHDELAREMKSKLREISERDRRRWNFDFDTDTPLRGQFEWEEASVDAVPVFYRDSVQRGKARIPVAALPRGSRDCSGREAGALSRVSSPEATGARSAELNRENRAEQLNSGKPQRRALVCIPRKRASTGDLSSSRISDYFGKKKRTSETKQGTSPVPVPLEQTPRKRIR; this comes from the exons ATGTCGGACGTGCAGCTGTCCAGCAGCGCCCTCGAGCGCACGGCAGCGCGCAGGACCTTCCCGCTGCACGCACGCACCGGGGCGTGCCGCAGCCTCTTCGGACCCGTGGACCACGACGAGCTCGCGCGGGAGATGAAGTCCAAGCTGCGGGAGATCTCCGAGCGGGACCGGCGCCGCTGGAACTTTGACTTCGACACGGACACGCCTCTGCGCGGGCAGTTCGAGTGGGAGGAGGCGAGCGTGGACGCGGTGCCCGTCTTCTACCGGGACTCGGTGCAGAGGGGCAAGGCGAGGATCCCCGTGGCGGCTCTACCCAGGGGCTCCAGGGACTGCAGCGGCCGGGAGGCGGGCGCCCTCAGCCGTGTGTCCAGCCCCGAAGCCACGGGCGCGCGCAGCGCAGAGCTCAACCGGGAAAACCGCGCCGAGCAGCTGAACTCAGGGAAGCCGCAGCGCAGGGCGCTCGTGTGTATCCCGCGGAAAAGGGCGTCCACGGGGGACCTCAGCTCCAGCCGCATCAGCG ATTATTTCGGCAAGAAGAAAAGGACCTCGGAGACGAAGCAGGGCACGAGTCCTGTCCCGGTTCCCCTCGAGCAAACCCCGCGCAAGAGGATCAgataa